In Hwangdonia lutea, a single window of DNA contains:
- a CDS encoding ABC-F family ATP-binding cassette domain-containing protein gives MLSVSNLSVQFGKRVLFDEVNTTFNNGNCYGIIGANGSGKSTFLKIISGKMEPTSGHVSLEAGKRMSVLEQDHNLYNEHTVLETVLMGNKPLFEIKSEIDALYADYTDENAEKIGELQVKFEEMNGWNADSDAASMLSNLGIKEEHHYTLMADLDGKQKVRVLLAQALFGNPDVLIMDEPTNDLDYETISWLENFLANYDNCVIVVSHDRHFLDAVCTHISDIDFGKINHYSGNYTFWYESSQLAARQHAQQNKKAEEKKKELEEFIRRFSANVAKSKQATSRKKMIEKLNIGDIRRTSRRYPAIIFERDREAGDQILNITGLAASIDGEILFKDIDLNLNKGEKVVVFSRDSRATTAFYQILNNKEKADAGKFAWGVTTTQSYLPLDNSEYFDNDLTLIDWLRQWAQTEEEREEVNIRGFLGKMIFSGEEAFKKSSVLSGGEKVRCMLSKMMMTRANVLMLDEPTNHLDLESITAFNNSLKNFKGTVLFTTHDHEFAQTVANRVVELTPNGIIDRHTTFDEYMQDPKIKELRNKMYAVTV, from the coding sequence ATGTTATCAGTTTCTAACTTATCGGTGCAATTCGGGAAGCGTGTACTTTTTGACGAAGTAAACACGACTTTTAATAATGGTAATTGCTATGGCATTATTGGTGCAAATGGTTCAGGGAAATCTACTTTTTTAAAGATTATTTCAGGAAAGATGGAGCCAACATCCGGACACGTGTCTTTAGAGGCGGGGAAACGTATGTCTGTGTTGGAGCAAGACCATAATTTATACAATGAGCACACGGTTTTGGAAACTGTTTTAATGGGGAATAAACCCTTATTTGAAATAAAATCTGAAATTGATGCGTTGTACGCGGATTACACCGATGAAAACGCTGAAAAAATTGGTGAGCTTCAAGTGAAGTTTGAAGAAATGAATGGTTGGAATGCCGATAGCGATGCCGCTTCGATGTTATCCAATTTGGGTATTAAAGAAGAGCATCACTATACCTTGATGGCCGATTTGGACGGAAAACAAAAAGTACGTGTGTTATTGGCGCAGGCATTGTTTGGCAATCCGGATGTGCTTATTATGGATGAGCCTACCAACGATTTGGATTACGAAACTATTTCGTGGTTGGAAAACTTTTTGGCAAATTACGATAACTGTGTTATTGTGGTATCGCACGACCGTCACTTTCTCGATGCCGTTTGTACTCATATTTCTGATATTGACTTCGGAAAAATAAACCATTATTCCGGAAACTATACCTTTTGGTACGAGTCGTCTCAATTGGCAGCAAGACAGCACGCACAGCAAAACAAAAAAGCTGAAGAGAAGAAAAAGGAACTGGAAGAATTTATCCGTCGTTTTTCTGCCAATGTTGCCAAAAGTAAACAGGCCACCAGTAGAAAGAAAATGATTGAAAAGCTGAATATTGGTGATATCAGACGAACAAGCCGTCGTTATCCCGCCATTATTTTTGAGCGCGATAGAGAAGCCGGCGATCAAATACTAAACATTACTGGTTTAGCAGCTTCTATTGATGGTGAAATATTGTTTAAAGACATCGATCTTAATTTGAATAAAGGTGAGAAAGTGGTTGTTTTTTCTAGGGATTCAAGGGCTACAACGGCATTTTATCAAATTTTGAACAATAAAGAAAAAGCTGATGCAGGTAAATTTGCGTGGGGTGTAACCACCACACAATCCTATTTGCCATTGGATAACAGCGAATATTTCGACAACGATTTAACACTTATTGATTGGTTGCGCCAATGGGCACAAACCGAAGAAGAGCGCGAAGAAGTTAACATTCGAGGATTTTTGGGTAAAATGATTTTTAGTGGCGAAGAAGCTTTTAAAAAATCATCGGTATTATCCGGAGGTGAAAAAGTACGTTGTATGCTAAGTAAAATGATGATGACCAGAGCCAATGTTTTAATGCTTGACGAACCAACAAACCACTTGGATTTAGAGAGTATTACGGCATTTAACAATTCGCTTAAAAACTTTAAAGGCACTGTGTTGTTTACAACGCACGACCACGAGTTTGCACAAACGGTTGCCAATAGAGTAGTGGAATTAACACCAAATGGCATTATCGA
- a CDS encoding TlpA family protein disulfide reductase produces the protein MKLYLYTLLIAITLLGCKKDNTNNNGDYAFFGGEIINANNNYVVLSKSKQIIDTIRLDGNNRFIYKVDNLQPGLYNFKHGGEFQMVLLEPKDSIMFRLNTLEFDESLVYTGEGAKKNNYLINEFLRNEIEEKKIFEFCQLNAEAYKKEIDSIKNIKLKKLKKFKSKYDTSDLFNKIAQANIDYNQYFNKEIYPFVHYGHNKYDILESLPEDFYDYRKTINYNDAFLKDYFIYNSFLRWNFNNIALSEHYKHAKDNHFKSSDVCYNLDRLSLIDSLVTDHEIKEDLLHHYTVNFLNKSNNEKNNKAILDFYTSKSSNTESKAMITQYANALHNLKTGKNFPETVLIDTRNSETSVDAIINSPTVICFWSQTYYDHFKESQHKIYELSTKYPEVKFIVINVDDYGMDSALKALKRNSFTFKNQYQFKHPKASKETLALYPITKAFLVDENQKIVNGKTNIFARNFEEQLLGLINR, from the coding sequence ATGAAATTATATTTATATACACTGCTTATTGCAATCACACTGCTGGGTTGTAAAAAGGATAACACCAATAATAATGGTGATTATGCTTTTTTTGGTGGTGAAATTATTAACGCGAACAATAATTATGTGGTGCTGTCTAAATCGAAGCAAATTATCGATACCATAAGACTTGATGGCAACAACAGGTTTATTTATAAAGTTGATAATTTACAACCAGGACTTTACAATTTTAAACATGGTGGCGAGTTTCAAATGGTTTTATTAGAACCAAAAGACAGCATCATGTTTAGGCTGAATACTTTAGAGTTTGACGAATCGTTGGTTTACACCGGTGAAGGCGCTAAAAAGAACAACTATTTAATCAATGAATTTTTAAGAAATGAAATAGAGGAAAAAAAGATTTTTGAATTCTGTCAGTTAAATGCCGAAGCCTATAAAAAAGAAATAGATTCCATAAAAAATATCAAACTTAAAAAACTTAAAAAGTTTAAAAGCAAGTACGATACATCGGATTTGTTTAACAAAATTGCACAGGCGAACATTGATTACAATCAATATTTTAACAAAGAAATATATCCGTTTGTGCATTACGGACACAACAAATATGATATTTTAGAATCCTTACCGGAAGATTTTTACGACTACAGAAAAACCATCAATTACAACGACGCGTTTTTAAAAGATTACTTTATTTACAACTCTTTTTTACGGTGGAACTTTAACAATATCGCACTTAGCGAACATTATAAGCATGCCAAAGACAATCATTTTAAAAGCTCAGACGTTTGTTATAATTTGGACCGGTTATCGCTTATTGATAGCTTAGTTACGGATCATGAAATTAAAGAAGACTTACTGCATCATTATACCGTAAACTTTTTAAACAAAAGTAATAATGAGAAAAACAACAAAGCCATTCTTGATTTTTATACAAGCAAAAGTTCTAATACCGAAAGCAAAGCGATGATTACGCAATATGCCAATGCGTTACACAACTTAAAAACAGGTAAGAACTTCCCAGAAACCGTACTTATAGATACCAGAAATTCTGAAACCAGCGTTGATGCCATTATAAATTCGCCAACCGTAATTTGCTTTTGGTCGCAAACCTATTACGACCATTTTAAAGAGAGTCAGCATAAAATTTATGAGTTAAGCACAAAATACCCAGAGGTAAAATTTATAGTTATTAATGTGGATGATTACGGTATGGATTCCGCTTTAAAAGCATTAAAACGAAACAGTTTCACCTTTAAAAACCAATATCAATTTAAGCACCCAAAAGCTTCAAAAGAAACTTTAGCCCTTTACCCCATAACAAAAGCTTTTTTGGTTGATGAAAATCAAAAAATAGTAAACGGCAAAACCAATATTTTTGCACGGAATTTTGAAGAACAGCTTTTAGGTTTAATAAATAGATAA
- the fsa gene encoding fructose-6-phosphate aldolase, which translates to MKFFIDTANLDQIKEAQDLGVLDGVTTNPSLMAKEGITGHDNILKHYVDICNIVDGDVSAEVISTDFEGMVREGEALAELHEQIVIKLPMIKDGVKACKYFSEKGVKTNVTLVFSPGQALLAAKAGATYVSPFIGRLDDISTDGLNLIGEIRHIYDNYNFDTQILAASVRHTMHVIDCAKLGADVMTGPLSSIEGLLKHPLTDIGLAKFLEDYKKGN; encoded by the coding sequence ATGAAATTTTTTATTGATACCGCAAATCTAGATCAGATAAAAGAAGCTCAAGACCTTGGTGTACTTGACGGCGTAACTACAAATCCATCCTTAATGGCTAAGGAAGGCATTACTGGACATGACAATATTTTAAAACACTACGTGGATATTTGTAATATTGTGGATGGCGATGTGAGTGCGGAAGTGATTTCGACGGATTTTGAAGGTATGGTTAGAGAAGGGGAAGCTTTGGCGGAATTGCACGAGCAAATTGTTATAAAACTGCCCATGATTAAGGATGGTGTTAAAGCCTGTAAATATTTCTCTGAAAAAGGTGTAAAAACCAATGTGACTTTAGTGTTTTCGCCAGGGCAAGCATTATTGGCAGCAAAGGCTGGGGCCACTTATGTGTCGCCGTTTATTGGACGTTTGGATGATATTTCTACCGATGGTTTAAACTTAATTGGAGAAATTAGACATATTTACGATAACTATAATTTTGACACTCAAATTTTAGCAGCTTCAGTGCGTCACACCATGCATGTTATAGATTGTGCCAAATTAGGCGCTGATGTTATGACGGGACCATTAAGCTCTATTGAAGGTTTGTTAAAACACCCATTAACCGATATTGGTTTAGCTAAATTTTTAGAAGATTATAAAAAAGGAAACTAA
- a CDS encoding 3-oxoacyl-ACP synthase III family protein, translating to MYNSKIIGLGKYLPEHVVTNDDLSKMMDTNDAWIQERTGIKERRWIKEGTDDTSAIMGAKASKMAIERSGLTNDDIDFIVFATMTPDYYFPGCGVQIQEMLGLKNVGAIDIRNQCSGFVYAISVADQFIKTGMYKNILVVGSEYHSNGLDKTTRGRGVTVIFGDGAGACVLSREEDTTKGILSTHLHSEGKYADKLIVESPSIKHWVPQILESEEEDLSYFPYMDGTFVFKHAVVRFSEVIMEGLQKNGLQKEDIDMLIPHQANLRIAQFIQKKFALTDDQVFNNIQKYGNTTAASVIIALTEAWEEGKIKAGDNVVLAAFGSGFTWASAIIKW from the coding sequence ATGTATAATTCAAAAATAATAGGCTTAGGAAAATATCTTCCGGAGCACGTGGTGACCAATGACGATTTATCTAAAATGATGGACACCAACGATGCATGGATTCAAGAACGCACCGGAATCAAAGAACGCCGGTGGATAAAAGAAGGGACCGATGACACATCGGCAATTATGGGTGCAAAAGCCTCTAAAATGGCTATTGAGCGCTCTGGCTTAACCAATGATGATATCGATTTTATTGTGTTTGCCACCATGACGCCAGATTATTATTTTCCGGGTTGCGGTGTGCAAATCCAAGAAATGCTAGGGTTAAAAAATGTGGGAGCCATTGATATTAGAAACCAGTGTTCGGGCTTTGTGTATGCCATTTCGGTAGCCGACCAGTTTATAAAAACCGGAATGTACAAAAACATATTGGTGGTGGGTTCAGAATACCATTCCAATGGTTTGGATAAAACCACAAGAGGTCGGGGTGTTACCGTTATTTTTGGCGATGGCGCGGGTGCTTGTGTGCTTTCTAGGGAAGAGGATACCACTAAAGGTATTCTTTCAACACACTTGCACAGCGAAGGGAAGTATGCCGATAAACTTATTGTGGAGTCGCCCAGCATCAAACATTGGGTGCCACAGATTTTAGAATCTGAGGAAGAAGATTTGTCTTATTTCCCATATATGGATGGCACCTTTGTTTTTAAACATGCGGTGGTTCGTTTTAGCGAGGTGATTATGGAAGGGCTGCAAAAAAACGGTCTGCAAAAAGAGGACATCGATATGCTCATTCCGCATCAAGCCAATTTGCGCATTGCACAATTCATTCAAAAGAAATTTGCCTTAACCGACGACCAAGTATTTAACAACATTCAGAAATACGGGAATACCACGGCGGCATCGGTAATTATTGCACTAACCGAAGCATGGGAGGAAGGCAAAATTAAAGCTGGCGATAATGTGGTATTGGCAGCCTTTGGTAGCGGATTTACTTGGGCGAGCGCCATTATTAAATGGTAA
- the htpG gene encoding molecular chaperone HtpG → MTKGNINVSVENIFPLIKKFLYSDHEIFLRELISNATDATLKLKHLTNIGDAKVEYGNPQIEVKIDKEGKKLHIIDQGLGMTADEVEKYINQVAFSGAEEFLDKYKDSAKDSGIIGHFGLGFYSAFMVAEKVEIITKSYKDEPAAHWTCDGSPEFTLVQADKTERGTEIILHITDDDKEFLEEARIRELLLKYNKFMPVPIKFGTKEINDPDFTPKTTKDKDGKETTEPHKQITVDNIINNPNPAWTKQPADLKDEDYSNFYRELYPMQFEEPLFNIHLNVDYPFNLTGILYFPKMTNDLNIQKDKIQLYQNQVFVTDNVEGIVPEFLTMLRGVIDSPDIPLNVSRSYLQADGAVKKISSYITRKVADKLKSLFNNNREDFEAKWNDIKIVIEYGMLSEEKFFEKADAFALYPTVDGTYYTYDELYNKIKAKQTDKDDKLVILYASNKDEQHSYIEAARAKGYEVLLLDSPIVSHLMQKLETSKEKISFARVDADHIDKIIQKDETKISKLDEEQTKKLDELLKEVIPSEKFVVQLEPMDSDAAPFMITQPEFMRRMKEMQATGGGGMNMFGSMPEMYNLVVNTNSELVGDILSTKTKKKQERLINQSLDLARLSQGLLKGEELTNFIKRSYEMIK, encoded by the coding sequence ATGACAAAAGGAAATATTAATGTTTCGGTGGAAAACATCTTCCCACTCATTAAAAAATTCTTGTACAGCGATCACGAAATATTTTTACGTGAGCTAATCAGTAACGCCACAGATGCCACGTTAAAACTAAAGCATTTAACCAATATTGGTGATGCAAAGGTTGAATATGGCAATCCGCAAATTGAGGTTAAAATTGATAAAGAAGGTAAAAAACTTCATATTATCGATCAAGGTTTGGGTATGACTGCCGATGAAGTTGAAAAATACATCAATCAGGTGGCATTTTCTGGAGCCGAAGAGTTTTTAGATAAATATAAAGATTCGGCTAAAGATTCTGGCATTATTGGCCATTTTGGTTTAGGTTTTTATTCCGCTTTTATGGTGGCCGAAAAAGTTGAGATTATCACAAAATCTTATAAAGATGAACCTGCCGCACATTGGACCTGCGATGGCTCTCCCGAATTCACTTTGGTTCAAGCCGATAAAACAGAAAGAGGTACCGAAATCATTCTTCATATTACCGACGATGACAAAGAGTTTTTAGAAGAAGCTCGTATACGTGAGCTTTTGTTAAAGTACAACAAGTTTATGCCTGTTCCTATTAAGTTTGGAACTAAAGAAATAAACGACCCTGACTTTACGCCTAAAACAACAAAAGACAAAGACGGTAAAGAAACTACCGAACCACATAAACAAATTACGGTTGATAACATTATTAACAACCCAAACCCTGCGTGGACCAAGCAACCGGCAGATTTAAAGGATGAAGATTACAGCAATTTCTACCGCGAGTTGTACCCGATGCAATTCGAGGAGCCGTTGTTTAATATTCACTTAAATGTCGATTATCCGTTTAATTTAACCGGGATTTTATATTTCCCGAAAATGACGAACGATTTAAACATTCAAAAAGATAAAATTCAACTGTACCAAAATCAGGTTTTTGTAACCGATAACGTTGAAGGTATTGTCCCTGAATTTTTAACGATGTTGCGTGGTGTTATCGATTCTCCCGATATTCCGTTAAACGTATCGCGTTCGTATTTACAGGCCGATGGTGCTGTTAAAAAGATATCGTCGTACATTACCAGAAAGGTGGCCGATAAATTAAAATCGTTGTTTAATAACAACCGTGAAGACTTTGAAGCCAAATGGAACGATATTAAAATCGTGATTGAGTACGGTATGCTTTCCGAAGAAAAATTCTTTGAAAAAGCCGATGCCTTTGCATTGTACCCAACCGTAGACGGTACGTATTATACGTACGACGAGCTTTACAACAAAATAAAAGCAAAACAAACAGATAAGGATGATAAACTTGTAATTCTTTACGCATCGAACAAAGATGAGCAGCACAGTTACATCGAGGCTGCCAGAGCTAAAGGTTACGAGGTATTGCTTTTAGATTCGCCCATTGTGTCGCACTTAATGCAAAAGCTGGAAACCTCAAAAGAAAAAATATCTTTTGCCCGTGTTGATGCCGACCATATTGATAAAATAATTCAGAAAGACGAAACCAAGATTTCTAAGTTGGATGAAGAGCAAACTAAAAAATTAGACGAACTTTTAAAAGAAGTGATTCCCTCTGAAAAATTTGTGGTACAATTAGAACCAATGGACAGCGATGCTGCACCGTTTATGATTACACAACCGGAGTTTATGCGCCGTATGAAAGAAATGCAAGCCACAGGTGGCGGAGGCATGAATATGTTTGGCAGTATGCCAGAAATGTACAACTTGGTTGTTAATACAAATTCTGAATTGGTTGGCGATATTTTAAGCACCAAAACCAAAAAGAAGCAAGAGCGTTTAATAAACCAAAGTTTGGATTTGGCGCGACTTTCTCAAGGTTTGCTTAAAGGCGAAGAATTGACAAACTTTATTAAGCGTAGTTACGAGATGATTAAATAA
- a CDS encoding DUF262 domain-containing protein, translating to MENKYTYPFDEELKEEVKQGVEDDFEESPPKDIVAYNELRSCADIFRMYKSGQLEIQPYFQRDVVWSKPAQSRFVDSLIKQLPIPSMCFSLDFNSDERYVIDGLQRIQSIINFLSKEEWTLSPLEDIDPAISGKSIRSIKKNNPSYYSRVQNLTIPITVIRCNHNKKEHLEYLFTIFHRLNSGGTKLNNQEIRNCIYSGSFNEFLKSITVFKHYQSLFDIDSNKNYRFSFEELNLRFFALSEDFENYSGRLSKWLNDYMFSNRFLDDNTIEIKRKEFEDVITIIYTRVFENTAVKKISKSIIEAIYVGVQRNLQDIKKSQTILNQKYQTLRQDPLFSSDELSEGVARKNKVIKRLNRAVEIFAE from the coding sequence ATGGAAAATAAATATACATATCCTTTCGATGAAGAATTAAAAGAAGAGGTAAAGCAAGGAGTTGAAGACGATTTTGAAGAATCTCCACCAAAAGATATTGTAGCTTATAACGAATTGCGTTCTTGTGCAGATATTTTTCGAATGTATAAATCAGGTCAACTTGAAATACAACCATATTTTCAAAGAGATGTAGTTTGGTCAAAACCAGCTCAATCTAGATTTGTAGATTCATTAATTAAACAACTACCTATCCCAAGTATGTGCTTCAGTTTAGACTTTAATTCTGATGAAAGATATGTTATTGATGGATTACAACGAATACAATCAATAATAAATTTTTTATCCAAAGAAGAGTGGACTCTTTCTCCTTTAGAGGATATAGACCCTGCAATATCAGGTAAATCAATCAGAAGTATTAAAAAAAACAATCCATCATATTATTCAAGAGTTCAAAATTTAACTATTCCAATCACAGTAATTAGGTGTAATCACAACAAAAAAGAACATTTAGAATACCTATTCACAATCTTTCATAGGTTAAATTCAGGGGGAACTAAGCTTAACAATCAAGAAATTAGAAATTGCATTTATAGCGGCAGTTTTAATGAGTTTTTAAAATCAATAACTGTTTTTAAACATTACCAATCTTTATTCGACATTGACTCCAATAAAAATTACAGGTTTTCATTTGAGGAACTAAACCTTAGATTTTTTGCTTTATCTGAAGATTTTGAAAATTATTCCGGAAGATTAAGTAAGTGGCTCAATGATTATATGTTTTCCAATCGTTTTTTGGATGATAATACAATAGAAATCAAGAGAAAAGAATTTGAAGACGTTATAACTATTATTTATACCAGAGTATTTGAAAATACAGCAGTTAAAAAAATAAGTAAATCTATAATTGAAGCTATTTACGTTGGGGTTCAAAGAAACCTACAGGACATAAAAAAATCTCAAACAATTCTAAATCAAAAATATCAAACGCTTAGACAGGATCCCTTATTTAGTTCTGATGAATTAAGTGAAGGAGTTGCTCGCAAAAATAAAGTGATAAAAAGATTGAACCGAGCAGTTGAAATATTTGCTGAATGA
- the trmD gene encoding tRNA (guanosine(37)-N1)-methyltransferase TrmD, with translation MRIDIITVLPELLKSPFEASILKRAIEAGLVEVHFHNLRDYTTDNYKSIDDTQFGGGAGMVMMVEPIDKCISALKAKRHYDEVIYMTPDGETLNQSIANQLSLKGNIIILCGHYKGVDQRVRDHFITREISIGDYVLSGGELGAAVLCDAVIRLIPGVLGNETSALTDSFQDNLLAPPIYTKPREYKGWKVPELLFSGNLPEIEKWREEQAYLRTKERRPDLLDD, from the coding sequence ATGCGCATCGATATTATTACCGTTTTACCAGAATTACTTAAAAGTCCGTTTGAAGCCTCTATTTTAAAACGTGCTATTGAAGCTGGTTTGGTAGAAGTTCATTTTCATAACCTTCGCGATTACACCACCGACAATTACAAATCTATCGACGATACCCAATTTGGTGGCGGTGCAGGCATGGTTATGATGGTAGAGCCTATTGATAAGTGTATTTCGGCTTTAAAAGCAAAACGCCATTACGACGAGGTTATTTATATGACGCCCGACGGCGAAACCTTAAACCAAAGCATCGCCAACCAACTCTCGTTAAAAGGAAACATTATTATTTTATGCGGCCATTACAAAGGTGTGGACCAACGTGTACGGGACCATTTTATAACCCGCGAAATATCCATTGGCGATTACGTGTTATCTGGTGGCGAGTTGGGTGCTGCCGTACTTTGCGATGCTGTTATACGTTTAATTCCCGGGGTTTTGGGTAATGAGACTTCTGCCCTAACCGATTCGTTTCAAGACAACCTATTGGCGCCGCCCATTTACACCAAACCGCGTGAGTACAAAGGCTGGAAGGTACCCGAACTTTTATTTAGCGGCAACTTACCCGAGATTGAAAAATGGCGCGAAGAACAAGCTTATTTACGTACTAAAGAACGCCGACCGGATTTATTGGACGACTAA
- a CDS encoding glutathione synthetase, giving the protein MKIAFIINDHKTEKPNYTTPGLGYAAYKRDHDVYFIGVGELSYASKGHLSVRCKTIKDINFNSQETYFRAVQKQDFTKVSSEDLDVLLLRNNPADEINKRDWAQNAAYIFGEIAMRNGVIVLNHPTSLASAINKMYFQHFPEIIRPKTIISRDHNEIKEFFKKQKQKMILKPLQGSGGTNVFMMDKKNEHNLSQTIDAICRDGFVIAQEYLEEATNGDTRLFLMNGRPLEFDGKFAMMQRINSSGDIRSNIHAGGKPSSVKMTDQIMKLADIVKPKLVQDGMFLVGIDIVGDKLMEINVFSPGGLNITGQMYDVDFCTPVIQSIEKKVYYKNMYGNYLFNSRLATL; this is encoded by the coding sequence ATGAAAATCGCATTTATAATAAACGATCATAAAACCGAAAAACCTAACTATACAACACCGGGTTTAGGCTATGCAGCTTATAAAAGAGATCATGATGTTTATTTTATTGGAGTTGGCGAATTATCGTATGCTTCAAAAGGGCATTTATCGGTGCGATGTAAAACGATTAAAGACATTAATTTTAACAGTCAGGAAACCTATTTTAGGGCTGTCCAAAAACAAGATTTCACAAAAGTAAGCTCTGAAGATTTGGATGTTTTATTACTCCGTAATAATCCCGCAGATGAAATAAATAAAAGGGATTGGGCACAAAATGCAGCTTATATTTTTGGAGAGATTGCTATGCGTAATGGTGTTATTGTTTTAAATCATCCTACAAGTTTGGCAAGCGCTATAAATAAAATGTATTTTCAGCATTTTCCTGAAATTATTCGCCCCAAAACAATCATTTCCAGAGATCACAATGAAATTAAGGAGTTCTTCAAAAAGCAAAAGCAAAAAATGATCCTTAAGCCCTTGCAAGGTTCTGGAGGTACTAATGTGTTTATGATGGATAAGAAAAATGAGCACAATTTATCGCAAACTATTGATGCCATTTGTAGAGATGGATTTGTTATTGCCCAAGAATATCTGGAAGAAGCCACCAATGGCGATACACGTTTGTTTTTAATGAATGGAAGACCTTTAGAATTTGATGGTAAGTTTGCTATGATGCAGCGCATAAACTCTTCAGGCGATATTAGAAGTAATATTCATGCTGGAGGTAAACCTTCTTCGGTTAAAATGACGGATCAGATTATGAAATTGGCAGATATTGTTAAGCCAAAACTAGTTCAAGATGGCATGTTTTTAGTGGGCATTGATATTGTAGGCGATAAACTTATGGAAATTAATGTGTTTAGTCCTGGAGGCTTAAATATTACCGGGCAAATGTACGATGTGGATTTTTGCACTCCGGTTATCCAATCTATTGAAAAGAAAGTGTATTATAAAAATATGTATGGTAATTATTTATTCAATTCCAGACTGGCTACATTATAA